From the Selenomonas sp. oral taxon 920 genome, the window TCGAGTGCCCGCTCCACTGCGTCGTAGGCGCAGGTCATCGTGGTCGGCAGGAAGGAGGTCACACCCGTACGCGTCTGAAATGCGGCGATCTTCCCAAGTGCGTCCGCATCCTCATCCATCGTATCTGCACCGTCCGCGCCGTGGATGTGGACATTCAGAAACCCGGGGGAAACGTACGCGCCCGCTGCGTCGATAACCTCATCCACATCTGCCGCAGAGAACTCCGTCGCTGGGACAATCCGTGCGATCCGCTCATCATAGCAGAGGACGAGCTTCGTCTGCGCCGTGAATCGCCCGCATTCATCCGGCAGAATGAGAATGCCGTTCCATATCGCCTTCATCAGGGCTCACTCTTTCCGGAGAGAAGTGCCCCCGCCGCATGATCGACAATGAGGGTCACACACGGATGGAGCTGGAGGATGGAGGCAGGCACGCGCGGCGTGATCGTTCCCTCCACCGCATCGCGCACCGCCTCCGCCTTCTCCGCACCGCTCGCGAGCAAAACGATGTGCCGCGCGCGGAAGATCGTGCCAATCCCCATGCTCATCGCCTCACGCGGCACCTCCGCCGCCGATGAAAAAAACCGCGCATTTGCCTCGATCGTACTCTCCTTAAGTGCAACCTTGTGCGTCGTCCGCGCGAACGCATCATCCGGCTCGTTAAAGCCGATATGTGCGTTGCGTCCGATGCCGAGCAGCTGCATGTCGATGCCGCCCGCCGCCGCAATCCGTGCCTCATAGTCCTCTGCCTCCCGCGCCGCATCCGCCGCCATGCCGTTCGGAAAGAAGATCCGATCGCGCCGCATATTCACATGGTTGAAGAGATTCTCGTGCATGAAGCGGTGATAGCTCTGCGGATCGTCCTCCGCGAGACCGACATATTCATCCAGATTGAACGAGGTCGCCTGCGCGAAATCAAGACCGACTGTCTTGTGCAGCCAGACGAGATTCTGATACAGCTCGACCGGTGTGCTGCCCGTCGCAAGCCCGAGCACCGAGTCCGGCTTCACCCAGAGCTGCCCAGCGATGACCTTCGCCGCCTCCTCACTCATCTTTTGATAGGTATCCGTATAGATAATACGCATCGCGATACTCTCCTCTCCGTATATCTGTCTGAATTCTCCTGTAATATAACACAGTTTAGACTAAAATGCAATTATTTTTCATAAATTTTATAAAACTATTTTTTTTATATCATATAAGAAAATAGTTTTCGTTTTATATGATGAACGGTATGAAAAAAGGACGCCAAGCGTCCTTTTTGTATGGGATTGAAATTGATTGACGAGATGTCCTTTCTGTGACAGGCAGCTTTTTCTTATACGATTTCCCGCAGTACCTCTGCGATATCCCCGTCGATCACGATGCTCCGCGCGGCGATCGCATCCGGTACATATGCCATTCCCTTATTGATCGAGACGAACGTCACATCCGCGCGCTCCGCCGTCATACGCCAGAACGGGTACTTGATGATCCCCGGCGTATTCATACCGACCCCGAGCTCGATGAGGAGTGTCCCTCTCCCCTCGGTCTGCGCGAGGTAGTCCGTATAGCGCCCCGCCGCCGCATGCCAGCCCGCATCCTCGACAAAGCGCTCATCCGCACGCAGGTTCGTTGTCATCTCCGCGCCGTCGTGCGGGCAGTAGGGAATGAGATCGGTCGGTATTGCCATCCGAGGCACACCGCTCTCGGGTAGAAGGAGCTCCCCATCCTCCGCAAAGGCAAAGCCCTGCGCTGCGAGCATGGCACGTATACTCTCCTCGTTGTCGTACGTCCTTCCTGCCGATGCTACCGCAGGTTTGCTGCTCTGAAACAGACCATAGTCCCCCTGTGTATAGAAGAGACGCTCCTTGTCAAATCCCGTGCGCTGAAAGGCATGATCCACATTCGTCGTGAGGACGAAATAATCTCGCCCCGCAGTGAGGCGGAGCAGGTTCGGATAGATATCGCTCTCTGGCATCGGCGCGTAGCGGTTGATGTAGATGCTCCTGCTCCACCACGCCCAGAAAATCTCACGCGACGGAAACGGATAGAAGCCGCCGCTGTAGATATCCTCGATCCCGAAGCGTTCGTGAAAATCCGAAAAATATTTAAGAAAGCGTGTGCCCGCATAGTCGTAGCCAGCCGCCGCCGATAATCCTGCACCCGCACCGATGAGAATGCATTCGGCAGAGGCGAGGGCATCTTTCAGTTTCTCAATTGCTTCTTTCATGACAGCAGTCTTTCGTAAATCATACGATCCTCATCTTTGAACACGTTGAATACTACGCGCTCAATGGATGTGGACGTGCCGAGAAATGCGCGCACCTCGCGTACGGCGATCTCAGCCGCTTCTTTGTTTGGAAAATGAAACTCTCCGGTTGAGATGCAGCAGAACGCGATGCTCCTGAGGCCATGCTCCGCTGCGAGATGCAGGCAGGAACGATAGCAGGAGGCAAGGAGCTCCCTGTGTTCATCCGTCAGGGCGCCGCTGACGATCGGTCCGACCGTGTGGATGACATGGCGCGCAGGGAGATTGTACCCCTGCGTGATCTTCGCCGTGCCCGTCTCCTCCGAATATCCCTGGCGCTCCATGAGTGCAGCGCATTCCGCGCGCAGCTGCAGACCCGCCGCGCTGTGAATCGCGTTGTCAATGCAGCGGTGACATGGAATAAAACAGCCGAGCAGAGCGGAGTTCGCCGCATTTACGATGGCATCCGAATTGAGCCGCGTAATGTCCCCCTGCCAAAGGATGATACGCGCATCCAAGGACACCGATGGGAGCGCCATAACATCCACAACGCCTCGCTCCTCCCGTTCGGCGGCGAGCAGTTCATCCTGCAGGTGCACGAACTCCTCCGTGAGCGGTAGGGGAGGACGGACATTCATCAATGCGCGCAGCAGACTTCGCTGCGCCGCTGCATTCTCATCCACCTCCGCCGCCTGTCTGCGATACTCCGGCATCTCGGCGAGGAGCATCGCATTCAGCTTTTGAATGAGAGCAAGGGACATGGGAACACTTCCTTCATAGATTTTTGATATACCTACGCTTACACTATCGACACACACATACATATTTAGTAATTATCTAAATTACAAAATGAGTATAGCATATAGAAATCATAATTTCAATAGATACAATAAAACTTAAAAAAGGACGCTGCCTAAGCCAACGCCCTCAAAAGAAATCAAATTACAAACTCGAAATTGACGAAATGCGCAGATCGTCGCCCGCAGTTTCAAAAACAATGCCAAGATCCTGCGTGAAGTGCGCGGTCAGCGTATTGCCGTCCCAATCGTACGGCGTACG encodes:
- the nagB gene encoding glucosamine-6-phosphate deaminase codes for the protein MRIIYTDTYQKMSEEAAKVIAGQLWVKPDSVLGLATGSTPVELYQNLVWLHKTVGLDFAQATSFNLDEYVGLAEDDPQSYHRFMHENLFNHVNMRRDRIFFPNGMAADAAREAEDYEARIAAAGGIDMQLLGIGRNAHIGFNEPDDAFARTTHKVALKESTIEANARFFSSAAEVPREAMSMGIGTIFRARHIVLLASGAEKAEAVRDAVEGTITPRVPASILQLHPCVTLIVDHAAGALLSGKSEP
- a CDS encoding Sir2 silent information regulator family NAD-dependent deacetylase, producing the protein MKEAIEKLKDALASAECILIGAGAGLSAAAGYDYAGTRFLKYFSDFHERFGIEDIYSGGFYPFPSREIFWAWWSRSIYINRYAPMPESDIYPNLLRLTAGRDYFVLTTNVDHAFQRTGFDKERLFYTQGDYGLFQSSKPAVASAGRTYDNEESIRAMLAAQGFAFAEDGELLLPESGVPRMAIPTDLIPYCPHDGAEMTTNLRADERFVEDAGWHAAAGRYTDYLAQTEGRGTLLIELGVGMNTPGIIKYPFWRMTAERADVTFVSINKGMAYVPDAIAARSIVIDGDIAEVLREIV
- a CDS encoding protein-ADP-ribose hydrolase encodes the protein MSLALIQKLNAMLLAEMPEYRRQAAEVDENAAAQRSLLRALMNVRPPLPLTEEFVHLQDELLAAEREERGVVDVMALPSVSLDARIILWQGDITRLNSDAIVNAANSALLGCFIPCHRCIDNAIHSAAGLQLRAECAALMERQGYSEETGTAKITQGYNLPARHVIHTVGPIVSGALTDEHRELLASCYRSCLHLAAEHGLRSIAFCCISTGEFHFPNKEAAEIAVREVRAFLGTSTSIERVVFNVFKDEDRMIYERLLS